One segment of Alnus glutinosa chromosome 2, dhAlnGlut1.1, whole genome shotgun sequence DNA contains the following:
- the LOC133859306 gene encoding uncharacterized protein LOC133859306 translates to MYQLLPQISDFPMISETTSEETIPPEFLTEAVFAGGSFWSLEAAFGRGEGVVKTATGYYGGTLRKPSYREVCEGTTGHTEAVKVVYDKRRIPYRFLCDIFWESHDPTNKDYLNFGLISKHQRSAVFYSNEKERKEAQESKIRRQMKLNKRIVTKIIPSDSDTDFFVAENQHQKYYLQKKLRVCESLGLRSTDQFVESNIACKLNGILAMEEHSMVIDELTIFLQTQEMPMQTKLACEEIIEELNKIKVEKSPNSLNIMYVSCN, encoded by the exons ATGTACCAATTGCTTCCTCAAATTTCTGACTTTCCCATGATCTCTGAGACCACATCAGAAGAAACCATTCCGCCTGAGTTTCTCACCGAGGCAGTGTTTGCAGGAG GTAGCTTCTGGAGCCTAGAAGCTGCGTTTGGGCGTGGAGAAGGAGTTGTGAAAACTGCCACAGGCTATTATGGAGGAACGCTGAGAAAGCCTTCATATAGAGAG GTCTGTGAAGGAACAACAGGCCACACTGAAGCCGTGAAAGTCGTATACGATAAAAGGAGAATCCCATACAGATTTCTGTGTGACATTTTCTGGGAAAGCCATGATCCCACCAATAAAGACTACCTg AACTTTGGACTAATTAGCAAGCACCAAAGGTCTGCAGTCTTTTACAGCAACGAGAAAGAGAGGAAGGAAGCACAGGAGTCCAAGATCAGGCGGCAGATGAAGCTCAACAAGAGGATTGTCACCAAAATCATACCCTCTGATTCTGATACAGATTTCTTCGTGGCAGAAAACCAACATCAGAAGTATTATCTGCAGAAGAAGTTAAGGGTGTGTGAAAGTCTGGGGCTGAGAAGCACAGACCAATTTGTGGAGTCAAACATAGCTTGCAAACTCAACGG GATTTTAGCCATGGAAGAACACTCGATGGTTATTGATGAACTGACGATATTTTTGCAAACCCAAGAGATGCCAATGCAGACAAAGTTAGCATGCGAAGAAATTATTGAAGaactaaacaaaattaaagttgaaaaaaGCCCAAATTCGCTGAACATCATGTAcgtgtcttgtaattaa